A stretch of the Aegilops tauschii subsp. strangulata cultivar AL8/78 chromosome 4, Aet v6.0, whole genome shotgun sequence genome encodes the following:
- the LOC109738371 gene encoding uncharacterized protein — protein sequence MDGGAGLNVLSVETFGTLQVPYDQLQPTKSFSGVIDGSNVPIGQIRLPITFGKRDNYHTDFIDFDITQILGYPALAKFMAVNHYGYNVFKMPGSGDIIMIACDEKDTMCSLERAY from the coding sequence ATGGATGGCGGCGCGGGGCTCAATGTCCTCTCCGTCGAGACGTTCGGCACGCTCCAGGTGccgtatgaccagcttcagcctaccaagtcTTTTTCGGGAGTGATCGATGGCTCCAACGTCCCCATAGGGCAAATCCGCCTCCCtatcaccttcggcaagcgcgacaactaccacaccgattTCATCGACTTCGACATTACCCAGATCCTTGgatatccggccctggccaagttcatggctgtgaaTCACTACGGCTACAATGTcttcaagatgccaggaagcggcgacATCATCATGATCGCCTGTGATGAAAAGGATACaatgtgctccctcgagcgcgcctatTAG